A window of Sulfurimonas gotlandica GD1 contains these coding sequences:
- a CDS encoding HpcH/HpaI aldolase/citrate lyase family protein, which produces MLSKIEKAFQERDLVALDALAEPTFRILNKRSDFRSVLMLSCNNLKHLNKIENLDADCIMLNLEDGVSKEDKHFALVLCAIFLTKHRECSKKLVVRVNALDEGGYEEITYLNQFMPDAIRVPKIKNKKEVDNVLALLNEDIELHLSIETSEAWHNLATLKGNLRVTTFYLGILDLFADMKLSQSLINLNNPTMLYMLSHFLITSRAMKVKPVSFVYQEFKNLDEFSLWIELEKSMGYDSKGCISPDQVKLVNEIFVDEEAQINRAKVIVKLFEMHRDTGVTGFVDEEYGFVDEPIYKGALALLNIN; this is translated from the coding sequence ATGCTAAGTAAAATAGAAAAAGCCTTCCAAGAAAGAGATTTAGTAGCTCTAGATGCATTAGCAGAACCGACTTTTAGAATTCTTAACAAACGAAGTGATTTTCGTTCTGTTTTAATGCTCTCATGTAATAATCTAAAGCATCTAAATAAGATAGAGAATCTTGATGCTGACTGCATCATGCTAAACCTTGAAGATGGTGTAAGTAAAGAAGATAAGCATTTTGCACTTGTTTTGTGTGCAATATTTTTAACTAAACATAGAGAGTGCAGTAAAAAGCTTGTTGTCCGTGTTAATGCACTAGATGAGGGTGGATATGAAGAGATAACCTATTTAAACCAGTTTATGCCGGATGCCATAAGAGTTCCAAAGATTAAAAACAAAAAAGAAGTAGATAATGTTCTTGCTCTTTTAAATGAAGATATAGAGTTGCATCTCTCTATTGAAACATCGGAAGCTTGGCATAACTTAGCAACGCTAAAAGGTAATCTTAGAGTTACTACTTTTTATCTTGGCATCTTGGATCTTTTTGCAGATATGAAACTATCCCAAAGCCTTATTAACCTAAACAACCCTACCATGCTTTATATGCTCTCACACTTTCTGATTACTTCAAGAGCTATGAAAGTAAAACCTGTATCTTTTGTATACCAAGAGTTTAAAAATCTAGATGAATTCTCTCTTTGGATAGAGTTAGAGAAAAGTATGGGTTATGACTCAAAGGGGTGTATTTCGCCAGATCAGGTAAAGCTTGTAAATGAAATATTTGTTGATGAAGAAGCTCAAATAAACAGAGCAAAAGTCATAGTTAAACTCTTTGAGATGCACCGAGATACTGGAGTGACAGGTTTTGTGGATGAAGAGTATGGATTTGTTGATGAGCCCATATATAAGGGCGCCTTAGCACTTTTGAATATTAACTAA
- a CDS encoding c-type cytochrome has product MRYLLLFTFPYFLFGATSFITPLEYASQLYKNPRGIGCHHCHGEKGEGRLVASYIDKKVKKTFEGPAINSLDFNVFYNALEKRKNGMPMYFLTKKEVQALYLYLQQNRDKPDAK; this is encoded by the coding sequence ATGAGATATCTGCTGCTTTTTACTTTTCCTTATTTCTTGTTTGGAGCAACTTCGTTTATAACTCCGCTTGAATATGCATCTCAACTCTATAAAAATCCTAGGGGAATTGGCTGTCATCATTGTCACGGTGAAAAAGGCGAAGGAAGACTTGTCGCAAGTTATATAGATAAAAAAGTGAAAAAAACTTTTGAAGGTCCTGCTATAAACAGTCTAGACTTTAATGTTTTTTATAATGCGTTAGAGAAGAGAAAAAATGGAATGCCAATGTACTTCTTAACAAAAAAAGAGGTTCAAGCACTCTATCTTTATCTTCAACAAAATAGGGATAAGCCAGATGCTAAGTAA
- a CDS encoding beta-propeller domain-containing protein yields MFKKLVSLTFSIILISYFNQIQTEAVAFSISNIFGNTETTKVIDYSDPDFKVTKPYVSINHSFNIEKVVITPDGKYALSAGGDYDIKLWDIKTGKNIRTFVGHTRSIISIKIISNGKHILSGSYDSTMKLWDIRTGKLIKTFNGHSRVLTGISVMKDDTYAFSVGASDINKKLQGEVIYWNLKTGKKLRKYNISLEGLNNVQIDANDKYFFVNAPGHKIKMVNIETGEENKIFSGHTNHVGYIKIFNDNKQLLTGSSDGSIKIWDIDNAEAVQTLEGHKSRITDMVLLKDNEELLSLSIDGIILWDLESGKQIKEFKRDRGEYGHCLALYPNENYALLGVNEKLYKLDINNDTNYGKELNIAMVNPAIVRSVGFSPDNRSVIVSNRSVFGRDNKRIYAGLVYTMDSGLFGNIKKYKDLQGEVLITKDMKYILSTSLYKILLSDIKSGKKIKEFIGHTNSITSITTNSDGRYLISASDDMTIKLWDIKSGKIIDSFIVDTKKDSSSIDTLKVSSDDKYLVSVSSDKNIKLWDIKTAKEINTRIYSHNIRSIDITTDNKYVIVAGWNNNIDILDLKTFKFIKSFKGHTNYLYHIQISSDNKYLFSASNDRTIKQWDIQSGELIKTFKGHSSGVKGFDLSGNGEYLISYDKGGVIKYWSIKEAKELLSIISFEDGSSISITPEGYFDTTASGTKHLNILTNTMEISTIDQYYEIFYRPDIVSESISGINENFNYAYKESSLELKAKPIIKTVKAKSEQMPRLKISEIKPAQKVAIIDTKENIDKEELKVTLKITPNSGGIGQIRLYLDDVLIKTDGDRGLKKAQDKNIVLKTYTIKLTKGKHSIKAIVYNEQNTMASSEEILAVISTYNPIIKPNIYAVVVGINEYKNPSIALKYAVDDAKLFAKTIKQRTKHLYGEVDIRLLTSKDATSKENITKALKDMQNISPNDLFIFFVASHGMIEEARYHMITSNVGALSSRGIKKEAINQETLRDLIANIPTTKKFIILDTCNSGKLGKTLEVAFLTRGLTETTAMKVLSRAVGSTIISASSSSQEALEGYNGHGLLTYVLADGLNGKADADNDGYIKTLEIANFVEDRVPEIAEKVFKRAQYPYISPLGQGFPLVKIK; encoded by the coding sequence ATGTTTAAAAAACTAGTTAGTTTAACCTTTTCAATTATATTAATTTCTTATTTTAATCAAATCCAAACTGAAGCTGTAGCTTTTAGTATATCTAATATATTTGGTAATACAGAGACTACAAAAGTAATTGACTATAGTGATCCAGACTTCAAAGTAACTAAGCCCTACGTATCAATCAATCATAGTTTTAATATAGAAAAAGTAGTTATTACTCCTGATGGTAAATATGCCTTATCAGCTGGCGGTGATTATGATATAAAATTATGGGATATAAAAACTGGTAAAAACATTCGCACATTCGTTGGCCATACTAGGTCTATTATATCTATCAAGATTATATCAAATGGTAAACATATACTCTCAGGTAGCTACGATAGTACGATGAAACTGTGGGATATTAGAACTGGAAAGCTTATTAAAACATTTAATGGGCACAGTAGAGTCTTAACGGGAATATCAGTTATGAAAGATGATACATATGCTTTCTCAGTAGGTGCTTCAGATATTAATAAAAAACTTCAAGGTGAAGTTATATATTGGAACCTAAAAACAGGTAAAAAACTAAGGAAATACAATATAAGTCTAGAGGGTTTAAACAACGTTCAGATAGATGCAAATGACAAATACTTTTTTGTAAATGCTCCAGGTCATAAAATAAAGATGGTTAATATTGAAACAGGTGAAGAAAACAAAATTTTTAGTGGTCATACAAACCACGTAGGATATATTAAAATATTTAATGACAACAAACAACTCCTAACAGGAAGTTCTGACGGTAGTATAAAAATATGGGATATAGATAATGCTGAAGCAGTGCAGACACTAGAAGGTCATAAAAGTAGAATTACTGATATGGTTTTACTAAAAGATAATGAAGAGCTTCTATCACTATCTATTGATGGTATTATATTATGGGATTTAGAAAGTGGTAAACAAATAAAAGAGTTTAAACGAGATCGTGGGGAATATGGACATTGTTTAGCTTTATATCCAAATGAAAACTATGCCCTTTTGGGAGTAAATGAAAAACTATATAAGCTAGATATAAATAATGATACGAACTATGGAAAAGAACTCAATATAGCTATGGTTAACCCAGCTATAGTTCGTTCAGTGGGATTTAGCCCAGATAATAGATCTGTTATTGTCAGCAATAGATCTGTTTTTGGCAGGGATAATAAAAGAATATATGCTGGATTAGTTTACACTATGGATTCTGGTCTTTTTGGGAATATAAAAAAATATAAAGATTTACAGGGTGAAGTCTTAATAACAAAAGACATGAAGTATATTCTATCAACTTCTCTGTACAAAATACTTCTATCAGATATAAAATCAGGGAAAAAAATAAAAGAATTCATAGGTCATACAAATAGTATTACCTCAATCACCACTAACTCAGATGGAAGATATCTTATTTCAGCGAGTGATGATATGACTATAAAACTGTGGGATATTAAGTCTGGTAAGATTATTGATAGTTTTATTGTAGATACTAAAAAAGATTCGTCTTCCATAGATACACTTAAAGTCTCTTCTGATGATAAATATTTAGTATCTGTAAGTTCGGACAAAAATATAAAGTTATGGGATATTAAAACAGCTAAAGAAATAAACACTCGCATCTATTCTCACAACATAAGGTCCATAGATATTACAACAGATAACAAATATGTAATAGTTGCAGGTTGGAACAATAATATAGATATTCTAGATTTGAAAACATTTAAATTTATCAAATCATTCAAAGGTCATACAAACTATCTATATCATATACAAATATCTAGTGATAATAAATATCTTTTTTCAGCAAGCAATGACAGAACAATCAAGCAGTGGGATATTCAATCAGGTGAATTAATTAAAACATTCAAAGGTCACTCTTCTGGAGTTAAAGGTTTTGACTTAAGTGGCAATGGAGAGTACCTTATCTCATATGACAAAGGTGGTGTTATAAAATACTGGAGTATAAAAGAAGCTAAAGAGCTGTTGTCCATAATCTCTTTTGAAGATGGTAGTTCTATAAGTATAACTCCCGAAGGTTACTTTGATACAACTGCTAGTGGGACTAAGCATTTGAATATACTGACAAACACGATGGAAATCTCCACAATAGACCAGTACTACGAAATATTTTATAGACCTGATATAGTTAGCGAAAGCATAAGTGGCATAAATGAAAATTTTAACTATGCATATAAAGAATCATCTTTAGAGTTAAAAGCCAAACCAATCATAAAAACTGTAAAAGCTAAATCAGAACAAATGCCTAGATTAAAAATAAGTGAAATTAAGCCAGCACAAAAAGTAGCAATCATAGATACCAAAGAGAATATAGACAAAGAAGAGCTAAAAGTAACTCTTAAAATAACTCCAAACTCCGGGGGTATAGGTCAGATAAGACTTTATCTAGACGATGTACTGATTAAAACAGATGGTGATCGTGGACTTAAAAAAGCGCAAGACAAAAACATCGTGCTTAAAACTTATACTATAAAACTAACAAAAGGAAAACATAGTATAAAAGCCATAGTCTATAATGAACAAAACACTATGGCATCTAGTGAAGAAATCTTGGCTGTAATATCTACTTACAACCCTATAATAAAGCCAAATATATATGCAGTTGTAGTTGGTATAAATGAATATAAGAATCCATCTATAGCTCTAAAATACGCAGTAGATGATGCCAAACTTTTTGCAAAAACCATTAAACAAAGGACTAAGCATCTATATGGTGAAGTTGATATAAGACTACTCACTTCAAAAGATGCAACCTCAAAAGAAAATATAACCAAAGCACTTAAAGATATGCAAAACATATCTCCAAATGATTTATTTATCTTTTTTGTCGCTAGTCATGGGATGATTGAAGAGGCAAGATATCATATGATAACTTCAAATGTAGGAGCATTATCTAGTCGTGGAATAAAGAAAGAGGCTATCAATCAAGAGACACTTCGTGACCTAATAGCAAATATACCGACAACTAAAAAATTTATCATTTTAGATACTTGCAACTCAGGAAAATTAGGGAAAACTCTTGAGGTGGCATTTCTTACACGTGGACTTACAGAGACAACTGCCATGAAAGTTTTAAGTCGTGCAGTCGGTTCTACTATTATTTCCGCTTCATCGTCTTCTCAAGAGGCACTAGAGGGCTACAATGGACATGGTTTACTAACGTATGTGCTCGCTGATGGACTAAACGGCAAGGCAGATGCCGACAACGATGGATATATAAAAACATTAGAGATTGCAAACTTCGTAGAAGACAGAGTCCCTGAGATAGCAGAAAAAGTGTTTAAACGTGCTCAATACCCGTATATATCACCTCTAGGTCAAGGCTTTCCATTAGTAAAAATAAAATAA
- a CDS encoding patatin-like phospholipase family protein: MKKILLSILLPILFLGCTTRPPALPDAHAHKLPWGAIDLDINSKDKSSIKNSLGSILTQKANRYSESNGKVPFDILTLTGGGSRGAFGTGLLIGWTKKGDIPNFDIVTGISTGAVMAPFIFLGKDELKKVEYFYTKMHTDDIFERSWTSFFGYGYIMNAKPLKKLFKRTFDKAFLDKVALEHKKGRRLYIGTTNIDTGQLIVWDMGAIASSDKPDKYQRFCDIVYASSALPIYLPPQYIKVEADGQDYYQMHIDGGIYSQVFMIGLLVNWGEVLDFKKTANTDFDVTLYTVSNRKYRQRDIYKPVEQAPFSIIEAYVLTEMDLLFDRSVYRLYSSCKKKGFKFKMATIPEKMTDVVIEPTEFNSKQMTKLYNIGYQLGKNHVEWKEKISFDEYDNNR; encoded by the coding sequence ATGAAAAAAATACTTTTATCTATACTACTTCCTATACTATTTTTAGGTTGCACAACAAGACCACCGGCACTTCCGGATGCTCACGCTCATAAACTCCCTTGGGGTGCAATAGATTTAGACATAAACTCTAAAGACAAATCCTCTATAAAAAACTCCTTAGGAAGTATTTTAACTCAAAAAGCCAATAGATACAGCGAAAGTAACGGCAAAGTCCCTTTTGATATTTTAACCCTTACAGGTGGTGGCTCACGCGGTGCATTTGGTACAGGTCTTCTTATTGGCTGGACAAAAAAAGGTGACATTCCAAACTTCGACATAGTAACTGGAATCTCTACCGGTGCGGTTATGGCTCCATTTATATTTTTAGGTAAAGATGAACTAAAAAAAGTTGAATATTTCTATACAAAAATGCATACTGATGATATATTTGAAAGATCATGGACGAGCTTCTTCGGCTACGGATATATCATGAATGCCAAACCACTCAAAAAACTTTTTAAACGAACTTTTGACAAAGCTTTTTTAGACAAGGTAGCCTTAGAGCATAAAAAAGGTCGTCGTCTCTACATAGGAACTACTAACATAGATACGGGACAGCTTATAGTTTGGGATATGGGAGCTATAGCTTCTAGTGACAAACCTGATAAGTATCAAAGGTTTTGTGACATAGTCTATGCATCTTCTGCTCTGCCTATCTATCTGCCACCACAATATATAAAAGTAGAAGCAGATGGTCAAGACTACTACCAGATGCACATAGACGGTGGCATCTACTCTCAGGTTTTTATGATTGGCCTGCTTGTTAACTGGGGAGAAGTTTTGGACTTTAAAAAAACAGCTAACACTGACTTCGACGTTACGCTCTACACTGTTTCAAACAGAAAGTACAGACAAAGGGATATCTATAAACCGGTAGAACAAGCACCTTTTAGCATCATAGAAGCCTATGTATTAACAGAGATGGATCTGCTCTTTGACAGAAGCGTTTATAGACTCTACAGTAGTTGCAAGAAAAAAGGATTTAAATTCAAAATGGCGACCATCCCAGAGAAGATGACAGACGTCGTAATCGAACCTACAGAGTTTAACTCAAAACAGATGACAAAACTCTACAACATTGGCTACCAGCTTGGCAAAAATCACGTTGAGTGGAAAGAAAAAATATCATTTGATGAGTATGATAATAACAGATAG
- the folD gene encoding bifunctional methylenetetrahydrofolate dehydrogenase/methenyltetrahydrofolate cyclohydrolase FolD, with the protein MQILDGRALSKKIEEKVSQEVKNLKSTCGCTPGLAVVLVGQDPASAAYVNMKKKACDRAGFYSITHDMPESISQEAIEKTIVMLNNDTNVDGILIQLPLPEHIDTTKLLELVDPAKDVDGFHPFNVGRLATGLDGFVPCTPLGVMELLREYNIDVKGKNCVVVGASNIVGKPMAALLLNANATVEICHIFTDDLKKHTLAADVVLVGVGVINLITEDMVKDNVVIIDIGVSRTPEGKLVGDVDFENVSKKSSYITPSPGGVGPMTIAMLLSNTVKAAKMNAKKLLEKSEA; encoded by the coding sequence ATGCAGATACTAGACGGTAGAGCACTCTCAAAAAAAATAGAAGAAAAAGTTAGTCAAGAAGTTAAAAACCTAAAGTCAACTTGCGGGTGTACGCCTGGTTTAGCAGTTGTTTTAGTTGGTCAAGACCCAGCAAGTGCTGCATACGTAAACATGAAGAAAAAAGCTTGTGACAGAGCTGGTTTTTACTCTATCACTCATGATATGCCAGAATCAATATCTCAAGAAGCTATTGAAAAAACTATCGTAATGCTAAACAATGATACAAATGTTGATGGAATCTTAATTCAGCTTCCTCTACCTGAACATATAGATACAACTAAACTTTTAGAGCTTGTTGATCCAGCTAAAGATGTTGATGGTTTTCATCCTTTTAATGTTGGTCGCCTTGCTACAGGTCTAGATGGCTTTGTTCCATGCACACCACTTGGAGTTATGGAACTCTTACGTGAATACAACATAGATGTAAAAGGTAAAAACTGTGTAGTAGTCGGTGCTTCAAATATAGTTGGAAAACCTATGGCTGCCCTACTTTTAAATGCAAATGCTACAGTTGAAATCTGTCATATCTTTACAGATGATTTGAAAAAACACACTTTAGCAGCAGATGTTGTTTTAGTTGGTGTTGGTGTTATCAACCTTATAACAGAAGATATGGTCAAGGACAATGTTGTGATTATAGATATCGGTGTAAGTAGAACTCCAGAAGGTAAACTTGTAGGTGATGTTGACTTTGAAAATGTAAGTAAAAAAAGCTCATATATTACTCCAAGTCCAGGTGGTGTCGGTCCAATGACTATAGCTATGCTTCTCAGCAACACTGTAAAAGCTGCAAAAATGAATGCAAAAAAACTTTTAGAAAAGAGTGAAGCTTAA
- the lepB gene encoding signal peptidase I, which produces MKEVIKKAYRFSNSWTGTIIIVLFIIFFIAQAFRIPSGSMKDSLLIGDHLFAKKFAYGISMPHIPFLEMSIMPWSDKLRLVDGDTPERGDIVIFRYPGNPKQHFVKRCVALEGDELFVSEKNLYIHHSEGDEWIKENFKGFEIIVFAGKLWVKNPYMKDHPGIHHDEKIVNNGRYPMPLFYFSPIKVEKGNYFMMGDNRDHSNDSRFWGAVPYDNIEGTPWFVYFSVNDKWEIRWDRIGKTPTDLESVSHLDLARKERLQIDKDDHGIY; this is translated from the coding sequence ATGAAAGAAGTTATAAAAAAGGCCTATAGATTCTCAAACTCTTGGACTGGAACTATAATCATAGTTCTATTCATCATATTTTTTATCGCACAAGCGTTTAGAATTCCATCTGGTTCAATGAAAGACTCACTTCTCATCGGTGACCACCTTTTTGCTAAAAAGTTTGCGTATGGCATCTCTATGCCGCACATTCCTTTTCTGGAGATGTCAATCATGCCATGGAGCGATAAGCTTCGTTTAGTTGATGGTGATACACCGGAGCGTGGAGATATTGTAATCTTCAGGTACCCTGGTAATCCAAAACAGCACTTTGTAAAAAGATGTGTAGCACTTGAGGGAGATGAGCTATTTGTTTCTGAAAAAAACTTATACATTCATCACAGTGAAGGTGACGAGTGGATAAAAGAGAACTTCAAAGGTTTTGAAATCATAGTTTTTGCAGGAAAGCTTTGGGTTAAAAATCCTTACATGAAAGATCATCCAGGTATTCACCATGATGAAAAGATTGTAAACAACGGCAGATATCCGATGCCACTATTTTATTTCTCTCCTATAAAAGTTGAAAAAGGTAACTACTTTATGATGGGTGACAATAGAGACCACTCAAACGACAGTCGTTTTTGGGGAGCAGTTCCTTATGACAACATCGAAGGAACTCCTTGGTTTGTTTACTTCTCTGTAAATGATAAATGGGAAATCAGATGGGATAGAATCGGCAAGACTCCGACAGATTTAGAATCAGTTTCACATCTTGACTTAGCAAGAAAAGAGAGATTACAAATAGATAAAGATGACCATGGAATCTATTGA
- a CDS encoding site-2 protease family protein, producing MESIDLLKILAAVLALAVAIIGHEIMHGWVAYMYGDTTAKNAGRLSINPLIHVDLVGTIIVPATMYFLPMLLGGESGFLFGWAKPVPINTATVIRSGGYNAAMQVDLAGIVYNFTMATLASVAVIAMAQPTTADSLVYIFAYMFVFQLLIINVVLGVFNLLPIPQFDGAHFLMHLALKYRVNAVAEFFYKNERYGIIVVLIILMTPLKNYLLLMPVQAILQLLT from the coding sequence ATGGAATCTATTGATTTACTAAAAATATTAGCAGCAGTACTAGCACTTGCAGTAGCAATCATCGGGCATGAGATTATGCATGGTTGGGTTGCATACATGTATGGAGACACAACTGCTAAAAATGCAGGAAGACTATCTATAAATCCATTAATTCATGTTGATTTAGTAGGTACTATTATAGTTCCAGCGACAATGTACTTCTTACCTATGCTTCTTGGTGGAGAAAGCGGATTTTTATTTGGTTGGGCGAAACCTGTACCTATAAATACGGCTACTGTTATTAGAAGCGGTGGGTATAACGCTGCTATGCAAGTTGACCTTGCAGGAATAGTTTACAACTTTACAATGGCTACTTTAGCATCTGTAGCTGTAATCGCAATGGCTCAGCCTACAACTGCTGATAGTTTAGTATATATATTTGCATATATGTTTGTGTTTCAGCTTCTAATCATAAATGTTGTCTTAGGGGTATTTAACTTACTTCCTATTCCTCAATTTGATGGAGCACACTTTTTAATGCATCTTGCTCTAAAGTATAGAGTAAATGCTGTTGCAGAGTTTTTTTACAAAAATGAAAGATACGGAATTATAGTAGTTTTAATCATTCTAATGACACCACTAAAAAACTACCTGCTTTTAATGCCGGTACAAGCCATTTTACAACTATTGACATAA
- the rpiB gene encoding ribose 5-phosphate isomerase B: MKFYIATDHAGIDLKDYTVELLKEKGHEVIDLGPFSKDRVDYPDYAVKVSESVLGDPTSQGILICGSGIGMSMAANRHTGIRAALCHDAYTAMVARGHNDANILCFGERIVGKGVAESILDSWIASSFDGGRHCGRVDKIEAINA; this comes from the coding sequence TTGAAGTTTTACATCGCTACAGACCATGCGGGAATTGATTTAAAAGACTATACAGTCGAACTACTAAAAGAAAAGGGACATGAGGTTATTGACCTTGGTCCTTTTTCAAAGGATAGAGTTGATTATCCAGACTATGCTGTTAAAGTATCTGAGTCTGTTCTAGGAGATCCAACTTCTCAGGGAATTCTTATTTGTGGTTCAGGTATAGGTATGAGTATGGCAGCAAACCGTCACACTGGCATCAGAGCTGCACTTTGTCACGATGCTTACACTGCTATGGTAGCTCGTGGTCACAATGACGCTAACATCTTATGTTTTGGTGAGAGAATCGTGGGTAAAGGTGTAGCTGAGTCTATACTAGATTCTTGGATAGCTTCTAGTTTTGATGGTGGAAGACACTGCGGTCGTGTTGATAAAATCGAAGCGATAAACGCTTAG
- a CDS encoding adenine phosphoribosyltransferase yields the protein MTLSKTERKIIEASIRDIKDFPKPGIVFKDITTLLNDHKAYGVLMNHLYQRYKEYNLDFIAGIDARGFIFGAALAQMLGLGFVPIRKKGKLPYTTISEKYSLEYGVDEVEVHIDAFSAVPNAKVLVIDDLIATGGTANAAATLVNQTGATCVEACFIIGLSFLDGIKKLEEKTTVYSLIEVN from the coding sequence ATGACATTAAGCAAAACAGAAAGAAAAATAATAGAAGCATCAATTAGGGATATCAAAGATTTCCCTAAACCTGGAATAGTTTTTAAAGATATCACAACGCTACTAAACGATCATAAAGCTTACGGCGTACTTATGAATCACCTATATCAAAGATACAAAGAGTATAACCTAGACTTTATAGCCGGTATAGATGCCAGAGGTTTTATCTTCGGTGCAGCTCTTGCTCAGATGCTAGGTCTTGGTTTCGTTCCTATTCGTAAAAAAGGAAAACTCCCATATACGACTATCAGTGAAAAATACTCACTTGAGTATGGTGTTGATGAAGTTGAAGTACACATAGATGCATTCAGTGCTGTCCCTAATGCAAAAGTTCTAGTTATAGATGATCTTATAGCTACAGGCGGAACTGCAAATGCTGCTGCTACACTTGTAAACCAAACTGGTGCTACGTGTGTTGAAGCTTGTTTTATTATCGGACTTAGCTTCCTGGACGGCATCAAAAAATTAGAAGAGAAAACAACTGTTTATTCTCTTATAGAGGTTAATTAA
- the trpB gene encoding tryptophan synthase subunit beta, translated as MYIPSASKFDPDENGHFGIFGGRYVPETLMPALLQLKEEYEAIRFDKEFWKEVHYYLTDYVGRPSPLYYAENISKELGAKVYLKREDLNHTGAHKVNNVIAQGLMAKRLGYKKIIAETGAGQHGVATATICALLGLECEIFMGAKDTERQELNVFRMKLLGAKVNAVESGSRTLKDAMNEAIRHWVTNARDTFYIIGTVAGPHPYPMMVRDFQAIIGFEARAQILEKEGRLPDHVIACIGGGSNAIGMFQHFLEDAEVECIGIEAGGLGIDTDKHGCSLKKGRPGVLHGQMSYTLQDEDGQIIEAHSISAGLDYPGIGPEHSFHNDNKSVTYDNATDQEALDAFVWLSQKEGIIPAFESAHAVAYLKKMKNIKDKVIIVNLSGRGDKDMIQAKDILHFD; from the coding sequence ATGTATATTCCCTCAGCTTCTAAATTTGACCCGGATGAGAATGGACACTTCGGCATCTTCGGTGGACGTTATGTTCCTGAAACACTTATGCCTGCACTGCTGCAACTAAAGGAAGAGTACGAAGCGATTCGTTTTGACAAAGAGTTTTGGAAAGAAGTTCACTACTATTTGACTGACTATGTTGGTCGCCCTTCTCCACTCTACTATGCTGAAAATATTTCTAAAGAGCTTGGAGCTAAAGTCTACTTAAAACGTGAAGATCTAAACCATACTGGTGCGCACAAAGTAAACAATGTTATTGCCCAGGGTTTAATGGCTAAGAGACTTGGTTATAAAAAAATAATCGCTGAGACTGGTGCGGGACAACATGGTGTTGCAACAGCGACCATCTGTGCACTCCTAGGTTTAGAGTGTGAGATTTTCATGGGTGCTAAAGATACTGAGAGACAAGAGCTCAATGTATTTCGTATGAAACTTCTAGGTGCTAAGGTGAACGCTGTTGAGAGTGGTTCACGTACACTAAAAGATGCTATGAATGAAGCTATCCGCCACTGGGTAACAAATGCTAGAGATACCTTCTACATCATAGGAACTGTTGCAGGTCCGCATCCATATCCAATGATGGTTAGAGATTTTCAAGCTATCATAGGCTTCGAAGCAAGAGCACAGATTTTAGAAAAAGAAGGAAGACTACCTGACCACGTAATAGCATGTATCGGTGGCGGTTCAAACGCTATAGGAATGTTTCAGCACTTTTTAGAAGATGCGGAAGTTGAGTGTATCGGTATTGAAGCCGGTGGACTTGGCATCGATACAGACAAACATGGATGTTCTCTTAAAAAGGGTCGCCCAGGTGTTCTGCACGGTCAAATGAGCTACACACTTCAAGATGAAGATGGACAGATAATAGAAGCTCACTCTATCTCAGCCGGACTGGACTACCCTGGAATAGGTCCTGAACACTCTTTTCACAATGATAATAAATCTGTAACTTATGACAATGCAACAGACCAAGAAGCTCTAGATGCATTTGTATGGTTATCACAAAAAGAAGGTATCATCCCAGCATTTGAGAGTGCTCATGCAGTTGCATATCTTAAAAAGATGAAAAACATAAAAGACAAAGTAATCATCGTAAACCTTTCAGGTCGCGGTGACAAAGATATGATTCAAGCTAAAGACATACTTCACTTCGATTAA